The following are encoded together in the Humulus lupulus chromosome 5, drHumLupu1.1, whole genome shotgun sequence genome:
- the LOC133779366 gene encoding ubiquitin carboxyl-terminal hydrolase 10-like produces the protein MVTVSPATQQKELSLTVGWILLEVQDVNNASPFGKDSTRNELALGNAVSSSFSDIDDGYDVYRSTKGERGGLAGLQNLGNTCFMNSALQCLVHTPPLIEYFLQDYKDEINTENPLGMHGGLTIAFGELLRKLWSSGRTTIAPRVFKGKLARFAPQFSGYNQHDSQGK, from the exons ATGGTGACAGTATCACCAGCTACCCAGCAAAAAGAATTGTCTCTGACTGTAGGGTGG ATTCTTCTTGAGGTGCAAGATGTAAATAATGCTTCTCCATTCGGCAAAGATTCAACAAGAAATGAGTTGGCTTTG GGAAATGCTGTAAGTTCATCATTCTCAGATATTGATGATGGATATGATGTTTACAGGTCAACAAAAGGAGAAAGGGGAGGTTTGGCAGGATTGCAGAATCTGGGAAATACTTGCTTTATGAACAGTGCCCTGCAATGTTTAGTTCACACGCCTCCTCttattgagtatttcttgcaagatTACAAAGATGAGATCAATACTGAAAATCCTTTGGGAATGCAT GGTGGGCTTACAATCGCCTTTGGTGAGCTGTTGAGGAAATTATGGTCCTCAGGGCGAACTACAATTGCACCACGTGTTTTCAAGGGAAAATTAGCTCGATTTGCTCCCCAGTTCAGTGGCTATAACCAGCATGATTCTCAA GGTAAATGA